The DNA region TCGGGATCCAGCTTCCGAACACCGTGGAACTGGAAGTGGTGGAGACCGAGCCCGGCATCCGCGGTGACACCGCCACCGGCGGCAGCAAACCGGCCAAACTGTCGACCGGTTTCGTGGTTCAGGTCCCGCTGTTCATCAATGTCGGAGATCGCCTGATCATTGACACCCGCAGCGGTCAATACGTTTCCCGCGCATGAGCGGACTCAGGAAACCCTTCCGGCCCAAGCCGGAGGGGTTTTTCAATTCATCCACCACTTCATCAACTGCAGAAAAAAGGCCGTGATTCCGGCAGCCATCAAGGGGCCGACCGGAATTCCCCTCATGAACAAAATGCCGAAGATCGATCCGATCACCAGACCGACGATGAGTTGGGGATCCACCTTGAGCAGATCCAGGCCCTTTCCGTTCATCCAGGTGGCCAGTGCTCCTCCGGTCAGGGCGAAAATGCCGGGAAGCGACGTGAAGATGCCGAGCACGTCTTTCATTTGAACTCTTCCGGATGCGAAGGGGACCAGAACGGCAATGGTGAGAAACAGGAGTCCGAATTCCAGCCCGCGCCGCTCCACGGTGGGGAACAGTCGTTCCAGGTGTATCAGTTTGATGATCAGGAGAAAGCTCGCCGCGGTGGCGATCAGCGGCGAGCGACCGATGATTCCGACAACGATCAGGATGACCAAAAGGAGATCTGGTTTCATGGGGCATCTCCTTGTCCCGGGAAAGTTTGTACCATACTATGTCAGATCGAAGGAGGATATCATTTTCGAACCGGATCTGACTGACAAAACAGATGCCAGGTGTCGGAACGCAGGCCGCGGCGCAGACATTCCAGGGAAAGAACGTCTTCGGGTGGAATGTTGCCGAGATTCGCGTTGCCGTCGGTCAATTCCAGCAACAGGACCTGTTGGTGTTTGCGCGGAGCTTCCCAGATGATTCTACCGGCACCGGCGGTGCGCAGAATCGCTTCCACTTTGCCACGGTCCATGCGGCCTTGTTCATCGAAAATTCCGACATGGGTTCCGGTTTCGCGGCCTTCCACGATCACATAGGAGGCTCCGTCTTCAAGATCCGTTTCATATTCCGCCAGAAATTCACCGACGGAGAAGGAGGAGCCTTTGCTCTTTTTCCCCACCTCGGTCAGGACGAACAAACCGGTTTCACGGGCTTTGCGAATGAGCCGGGATCGTTCTTCCGGGGCGATCGGGATCGTGCCGTCGGAGATCTCCACCCAGTTCATTCCCAGTTCTTTCACTTTTTCAAAGTATTCCTCAGCCTTTCCGTGGAACCACGCGGTTTCAAAGAATGTTCCCCCGGGGTACAGGTTGATTCCGCTGCGAACCGCCTGTTCAATCTTGGTTTTCAGCAGGGTCGGGGGAGTGACGGCGGCCGTGCCGAACCCAAGCTTGATGAAGTCGACATATTCGCCCGCCGTTTCCGTCAGATCAAGGAACGCGCGCGACCCCAGCCCCTTGTCCATGACCATGGTACAGGCAAACGGACGGGGCTTGGGGCGGCGCCTTCCACCGGGATCTGCAAGTTTCTCATCCCAAATCGGTGTCACGGGTTTCATCCCATCCGCTCCTTTTTTTGGATCTCTGCCAAATATATGCGGGAGCGGACGGGCTTTAGTCCTGATTCATGCCGGATTCAGGCGACGTTTCCGAAGGAGCAGTCTGGAGCGGTCCCCTTTTCCCTTGAGGCGCATCGGCCGGCGGATGAGCAAAGCGGAGAGAATCAGCGCCAGCGCGAGCAAACCGGCATTGCCCATGAAAAGCAGATACGGGCTGTCGGCGAGTGCACCGTATACGGGCGGCCCGAGTGCCACACCGAAGAAACGGACACTCCCGTACAGTGAAGTGATGATGCCCCGTTCCCGCAATCCCACCGCTGATGTGATGAGCGTGTTGAGACAAGGCAAAATCAGCCCGGCACCGATCCCGATGAAGAACGTGTCGGTCATCAGCCACCACATTCCGTCAATCCACGGAGGAACGGTGATCGCCAGCGTCATGAGGGCCATTCCGATCAAAATCAGTTTTTTCATCAATCCGGTTTGTTGACGAACTTTCGAGCCGGTGATGTAAGCAACGGCACACAGAGCCAAGAGTGGAACGGCCAGGAGCAATCCTTTTCGGATGCCGTCCATCCGATACGTTTTTTCCAGGAATTCCGACAGGAAAAACAGAACACCGAACATGGAAAACATCGTTACGGCACCGGCGAAAAACGCCGTGTTCAACCATCGTCCCTGCCGCTTGAACACCATGGAGATTTTTTTCCGGTATTCACTCAGGGGAGCGGGTTCCTGTTTGGCCGCCGGCTCCCGGATCCACTTCCAAAGGGCAAGTGCCACGGGAACGCACAAAAGCGGAAATGCAAAAAACATGGCATACCAGGTGATCATGGCTATCAAGGAGCCGAGGACGGGACTGAGCACTTTTCCCATCGCATTGGAGGCTTCGATGATTCCGAGAGATTTGCTGCGACTGCTTCCCTGGAACAGGTCACCGACCAGGACCATGGCGATCGGAGCCGTTCCCGCCGCACCGATTCCCTGGATGATCCGGGAAGCCAGCAGAAAACCGTAAGATCCGCCCCCGATGACCGAGGCAAAACCGGCGAGAAGCCCTCCCAGTCCGTACAAAATCAGGCCCGTGACGATCACTTTCTTGCGGCCGATGCGGTCGGCCAGGATCCCGGCGACGGGAATCACCATGGCAGCCGGAACGGAAAAAAGAGTGATCAACAGGCTGACCTGAAAAGACGAGACCCCGAGCTCCCGGGATGCCGTGGGAAGAACGGGAATGATCATGGAATTTCCCAGAACCATGATGAACGGAATGGCGCTCAATACGGCCAGCGTGAGGATCCCGGGATGTTGCGATGCCGATGGTTTGTCGGACGGCATACGTATTCACCTCGAACCAATGCTTTGTGGTTATCATGTCCGTTTGTCCCCTCCGTTATCGATCCGGGCATGTTTGCCTGAGGGGGGTTCGGGAGAAACTAGGTGGAAACTTGGAGGGGAAATGAGGTGGATCTTCCATGTATGAACAAATGAAACGGGATCTTTCTTACGTTCAGGGTCTGTTGGACGGTGAGTCGGGGCATCGGGACCATCCCGACCACAAGGCTCTTTACCGGTTGGCGGAAACCGTCGACAAACTGGTGGAAGCCGTGGAACATCTGGAACGCAGGCACAAGGAGTTGGAGGAATACGTCGAAATGATCGACGAGGACCTGGACGAGCTGGAGCTTCAGGTGTTTGAGGAAGAAGATGACGATCTTGTGGAAATCGTTTGCCCCGAGTGCGGGGAAGAAGTGCTGGTGGATGAGGACGATCTCGAAGACCGGACGTTGGAAGTCCTCTGTCCCCATTGTCATACCGTTCTCGAAATGGAAAATCTGTCCGGAGATGAGTCGGATCATGTGATCGAAGACCGGGAACGGTCCGTGACGGACGGCACTCCGTTCGACGGAAGTTGACCTTTTGAGTCAAAAGGTGCCTGTGAAACCTGACGATTCGGCCCGGCATGGGACCGGAGCGATTTGAGAAGGGACCGAATGAGACGGAACCACCTTTTTCCGAAAAGCTGCATGCGTTGCCGCGCATGCAGCTTTTCTCTTGATCGGGCGTTCCGCCACTCAACGGGCTCGCCGTCTTTTCCGGTCGGGCTTGTCATAACCGAAACAAGCCCTCATATGATGGGGAATAAAAAGTTTCCGGAATTTCCGGGAGGGATTTCATGTCGCTGGAACCCGTCCTGCAAGTGATCCCGCCGCGGCTCAGGGAACTTTTGGGAGCCATGTCTCCGTCCGACGCGGCCGGATTGGAAGAGATCCGCATCCGGCAAGGACGACCCATGGAGGTCATTGTCGGCGGGGAAACGCGATTCGTGACGGATGAACCGGGATGGTCCAACGTGCCCGAGAAAGCCGTGATTGCCTCGAAGGAAGACTGCGTTCGCATGTTGAACCGGGTGAGCGCCTATTCGCTGTACGCTTTGGAAGAAGAATTGCGCAAGGGATATGTCACCGTTCCGGGGGGGCACAGGATCGGGCTGGCCGGAAGAGTGGTGGTGGAAGGGGGCAAGGTGAGGCATCTCAGGGAGATCACATCTTTCAACGTACGGATTGCCAGGGAAGTTCACGGAGCGGCCGATCGGCTGTTGAAGGTGGTCATGCCGGGAAGGGAGCTGCTCAGTACCTTGATCGTATCGCCGCCCCAGTGCGGGAAGACGACGCTGATCCGCGATCTGGCCAGAATGGCGAGCCGGGGGGGACCGGGCAGACCGTCACGGAAAGTGGGCATCGTTGACGAACGATCGGAAATCGCCGGAAGTTTTCAGGGGGTTCCCACGTTCGACGTGGGGCCGCGAACGGATGTGCTGGACGGTTGCCCGAAGGCCGAAGGGATGATGATGATGATCCGGTCGATGTCTCCGGAGGTCCTGGTGGTGGACGAACTGGGGGGACCCGAGGACTGTCTGGCCGTTCGGGAAGCGGTGCATGCCGGAGTGAAGTTGTTCGTCACCGCTCACGGAGGTTCCCTGGAAGAGATCCGTGGAAGACCGGGGCTGAAAGAACTGGTGGAACAGAAAGTTTTCGACCGGGTGGTGGTGCTCAGCCGCAGGCATGGCCCCGGAACGGTGGAATCCGTCCATGACAAAAACCTCCGGCCGATCCTGACGTCCGCGAACCTGAGAACGGGGAAGAGCAAGCGATGATCAAGCTTTTGGGTGCGTTGTTGGTGTTGATCGCCTCCACCGCCATCGGATTTTCGTTCGCCGCCGGAGTGGCCAAACGCCCTCGCCAAATCCGGGAGCTTCGCATGTGTTTGTCCCTGCTTCGTACGGAAATCGATTACGGCAGCCGATTGCTCTCGGAAGCGTTCAGCCGCATTTCCGTGTCCGGGGAAGGTTCGGTCCGGAAATTGTTCGGCCGAATGGCGGACCGACTGAATGAAGCTGACGGGATCTCCATGTCCGAATGTCTGAAGGAGACGCTGGATGCACATTGGGAGGAGACGTCGCTCGGGCGTGAAGAAAAGCAGGTGCTCCTCCGGCTGGGAGAAGTACTCGGAGCTTCTTCTCGTCTGGATCAGCTGCATCATCTCGAAATGGCGGAAAAGCAATTGGCCGTCGAAGAGGACAAAGCCAGAGACGAACGCGACCGTTTCGTGAAAATGTACAGAACCGTCGGCATTCTCGCCGGGGCGCTGCTGGTGATCTTGCTGTACTGAGCGAAAGGAGTGCTGCCCCATGCCCTATCATTTGGATTCAGTCTTTCAGATTGCCGGAATCGGCATCATCGTGGCCATGATTCACACGGTTCTGAAACAGATGGGCAAGGAAGATTTCGCACACTGGGTGACGCTGTTCGGTTTTGTGGTGGTGCTGTTCATGGTGGCCATGTTGGTTCAGGACCTGTTCCAGACGATCAAAAACGTGTTTCTGTTCCGCATGTGACGGGAGGCGCAACCGGTGGAAATCATCCAGGTGGTGGGTCTCGGACTGGTCACCACGTTTCTCGTGCTGGTCATCAAGGAACAAAAGCCGGTATTTGCTTTCCTGCTGGCCACGTTTGTCGGGATTGTCATCTTTTTGTCGCTGGTCACCAAAGTGGGTGAAGTGATCGGCATTCTCGAAAACTTGGCTCGCCATGCCAAGGTGAACGGGCTGTTTATGGAAACGGTCCTCAAAATCATCGGAATCGCCTACATCGCCGAATTCGGCGCACAAGTGACCCGTGACGCGGGTCAGGGATCGATCGCTTCAAAGATCGAACTGGCCGGAAAGGTGTTGATCATGGTGATGGCCATCCCGATCGTCACGGTCATTATCGAAACGATCGTTCAAATCTTGCCTGCCTGAAGGGTGACGGATCATGCGACCCATCCCGAAGCGACACGGCGAACATGAACGGAGGGTCTCGGCGGCAGGCGCTTGTCGATGTGGATGGCTGCTGCTGTTGACGGCACTCCTGTGGTTGTCCTTTGCACGGGAAGCCATCGCGGTTGAACCGGGGGAGATCGGAGACCGATTGATCCGGGAGCAGCTCAACCGGTTGCAAGTCCGTGAAGTGGAGATGTTCTGGAAGGAGATTCACGGTGAATACGGCCGGTTCATGGAAGGAACCGAAGGAGGGATTTTTGACCAACTGCTCTCCGGAAAGGACCTGACGTTTGAAAACGTCCTGTCCGGCTTTGCCCGTTTTTTCTTCCGTGAAATTCTGTACAACGGGAAGCTGCTCGGCAGCATTCTGATCCTCACGGTTCTGAGCATGTTGCTGCGCACCCTGCAAACGGCCTTTGAACAGAATCAGGTCAGCAAAGTGGCCTACGCCATTGTGTTCATGGTGCTGATCACGTTGGCCGTCAACAGTTTTTCCGCAGCCGTCGATGCGGCCAAGACGGCGATCGGGCGCATGGTTGACTTTATGCTGGCCATCGTGCCGCTGTTGCTGACTTTGCTTGTCAGCATGGGTAATGCCGGATCAGCGGCCCTGTTTCATCCGCTCATCGTGTTCATGATTCATGTCGTCGGTACGTTCATCTACACGGTCATCTTTCCGCTGCTGTTCTTCTCCACCATCCTGAGTCTTGTCAGTTGCCTGTCGGACAAGTACAAGGTGAACCAGTTGGCGGGACTTTTGAGGAAAATCAGTTTGTCGCTTCTGGGAGGTTTGCTCGCCGTTTTTCTCGGAGTGATCTCGATCCAGGGAGCCTCGGCCGCGGTGGCTGACGGTGTCGCATTGAGAACGGCCAAATACATCACCGGCAACTTCGTTCCGGTCGTGGGACGAACCATTTCGGAAGCGGCGGACACGGTGATGGGCGCTTCCCTCCTGGTGAAAAACACGGTCGGTTTGGCAGGGGTGATCATCTTGCTGCTGATCTGCGCCTTCCCTGCGCTGAAAATTCTGTCTCTGGCGTTCATCTACAATTTTTCCGCGGCCGTGATGCAACCGCTCGGCAACAGTCCGGTGGTGGAAGCTCTGGAAATCATCGGCAAGACGTTGCTTTACATTTTCGCCGCGCTTGCCACGGTGGGACTGATGTTTTTCCTGGCGCTCACCATCATGATCTCCGCGGGCAACATCTCGCTGATGATGAGGTAGGTGAGAGCGATGGTGGAATGGTTGGGGGACTGGATCCGCCAAATCGTCATTCTCGTTTTGATCGCGGCCTTTCTGGATCTTTTGCTTCCGAGCGGATCCATGGATCGCTACGTGAAACTGGTGATGGGACTCTTGATCGTCATGGCCATGCTTTCACCGGTATTCCGGTTGCTGGATCGGGAGCCCGATTTGGCCGCGATCCGGTTGAAGCCCGATACGGATCCTCCCGTTGAGTCCATGGAAAACATCCAAAGCCGCGGAGAACAAATGGAAGAAGCGGCAAACCGACAGGTTCGGGATGAAGCGGAGCGCAGGTTGGAAAGCACGTTGTCAAGCGAAGTGGCCGGCAAATTCAAGGTGGAGGTGGTGAAAGCGGATGTAACCATGTCCGAGAGCCGTACGGATGACATGGAGATCAAACAGGTCGAACTCCGGATTCGTTCCCGCGAACCCGAGGCTTCTCCCGCAGAGCAGGAAACCGTTCGTCCGGTGGAGCCCGTGAACATCATGGTCGGTTCGTTGTCCGACGGTCCGGACGCGGCAGGAAAGAGCGAGGAAACGGAACAGACCCGCCGGATCGCCCGCTGGGTGGCGGAATACCTGGGACTGTCCGAATCTCTGGTCACGGTGACCGAGGTACGGACACTTTGAAAAGGGGGTGTGGCAATGTGTGGGACAAATGGTTCAAGCCGAAAGAAAACGGCAAGAACCGCATCGGTTGGTTGGTCATCGTGGGGTTGGCGGGAGTGGGGGCGATGATCCTGTCATCCTTTGTCCAGGTTCGCGAAGATCCCTGGCCTCCGCAGCAGCAGCAGGCGGAGTCGGATCCGAACGCGCGGGAAGCCGTTGCCGCGACGGACCGCATTTCCACCATGCAGGAATATGAACAACGGTATCAAGAGCAGCTGGAAGACGTGCTCGGAAAGATTGTCGGTGTGGATGACGTCTCCGTCATCGTCAATCTGGATTCCAGTGAGGAAGAAGTGGTCCAACTGGACGTAAGGGAGTCCCAGCAGGTGACCACGGAAACGGACAAATCGGGCGGAGAACGCAAAATCACCCAGAACACGCATGACAAGAAAACGGCATACAGCCGTGGGGAAAACGGGGAGAAGCCGGTGGTGATCAAACGGCTCAAACCCAAAGTCCGGGGGGTACTGGTCGTGGCCCGGGGCGTGGAGGATCTTCGGGTGAAAGCGATCGTGATCGAAGCGGTTCACCGCACCCTCGATGTTCCGATGCATCGGATTTCCGTTTTGCCAAAAGGATGAATGAGGAGGATGAAGCATGTCGATCAACAAGCAAACCGTTTGGCTGGTGACCATGCTTTCGTTGATGGTGGTGCTGTCGGCCTATTACCTGCTTACGGGGCCGGTGGAGCCGGTGCAGGAGACGGTGAAATCTTCGGATCTTCCCGGGAAGGGAATCACCGTTGACATCAAACCGGTTGAAAAACCCGAAGCTGGAGAAAAACAGGCCAAAGAAGCGGTCAAAGGAGAGAGTGACTTTTTTGTCGGCTATCAACTTCAACGCAGCACCCTCCGCCAAAAAATGACCGAGGAATACATGAAAGTGTTGACCGACCCCGAAGCATCCAAGCAAGAGATCGAGGAAGCCCAGAAAAAGATCGAGCAACTGATGAAAACGGACAACACCGAAACGGTTCTGGAGGAATTGATTCGCAAAGAAGGTTTCCGCGATGCCGTGGTGATGTCCAATTCCCGGCACGTCGATGTGATCGTACAGTCCGACAATCTCTCCCGCGCGCAGGCCGTCAAATTGATCAGTCTGGTGAAACAACACATGGACGTCGATCCGGTGGATGTGTCGGTCGCTTACAAACCTTGATTTGACAACATCTTCCCCGATCATCCGGACCATGAGCGGGAGACCGGTTTGATCATGGGCGGGATCGGAAAGGGAAAAGGAACGAATGCCGGGAGGAAGCGTCAACGACCCGTGAATCCCCCGGTTTTTTTGTTTTTTTCGATTGTGGGCTGGTATTGGGAGTTGATCACAGATCGGAGGACCTGTAGGATGGTGATGTGGGTACCGCGGCCGTGGAACCGCTTCCGGCATGTTTCCTCCGGTCGGGGGGAACACTGAAGCGAAAGAGAGGTTCGATCGCGGAAATCCATGTCCCCGCGCGGTTCCGCGGAATGGACAGGGGTGGTCAAACCACCGAAAAAAAGGTATGCTTAACAGTGTCATCATGAATGGTTTGATTCCCATGCCGAAGTGCGAGGAGTGAACAAGATGGCATTCAAAATGCATGAAATTCGCGAATTGATCCGTCTGATTGATGAATCTTCGATTGAAGAGTTTGAAATTGACAACGAAGGAGCCAAGGTGGTCATCAAGAAAGCGGGCGGCCGGGAAGCCGTTCTCCAGACTCCCGCGCCGGCGGTGCCACAGACCGCACCCGTGACTCCTGCGGTTCCTCCCGCTCCGACACCCGCGGTTTCCTCCGCCCCCGCTCCGGCTCCGGAGCCGAAAGTCGAGTCTCCGGCCGCGAGTGACGATCTGAACGATCCCACGCTACATAAAATCGTTTCTCCGATGGTGGGTACCTTCTATCGCGCCCCCGCTCCGGATGCCGATCCGTACGTGAAAGAGGGCGACACGGTCGATGAAAAAACCATTGTTTGCATCGTGGAAGCCATGAAATTGATGAACGAGATCGAAGCGGAGTGCCGAGGCACCATCGTCAAGGTCCTGGTGGAGAACGGTCAGCTGGTCGAATACGGGCAACCGCTCTTCCTGGTCAAGACAAGCTGATCTGCCGGAGGGGGAAATGCAGATGTTCAAGAAGGTACTGGTTGCCAACCGGGGTGAAATTGCGGTTCGTGTCATCCGGGCCTGCCGGGAGCTCGGCATTTCGACCGTGGCGGTCTACTCGGAAGCGGACCGGGACGCACTGCACGTGACTCTGGCCGATGAAGCATACTGCATCGGTCCCGCTCCGTCCCGGGACAGTTATCTCAACATGACCAATCTGATGAGTGTGGCCACTCTCGTGGGAGCGGATGCCATTCATCCC from Staphylospora marina includes:
- a CDS encoding DUF441 domain-containing protein is translated as MKPDLLLVILIVVGIIGRSPLIATAASFLLIIKLIHLERLFPTVERRGLEFGLLFLTIAVLVPFASGRVQMKDVLGIFTSLPGIFALTGGALATWMNGKGLDLLKVDPQLIVGLVIGSIFGILFMRGIPVGPLMAAGITAFFLQLMKWWMN
- a CDS encoding phosphosulfolactate synthase — protein: MKPVTPIWDEKLADPGGRRRPKPRPFACTMVMDKGLGSRAFLDLTETAGEYVDFIKLGFGTAAVTPPTLLKTKIEQAVRSGINLYPGGTFFETAWFHGKAEEYFEKVKELGMNWVEISDGTIPIAPEERSRLIRKARETGLFVLTEVGKKSKGSSFSVGEFLAEYETDLEDGASYVIVEGRETGTHVGIFDEQGRMDRGKVEAILRTAGAGRIIWEAPRKHQQVLLLELTDGNANLGNIPPEDVLSLECLRRGLRSDTWHLFCQSDPVRK
- a CDS encoding MFS transporter translates to MPSDKPSASQHPGILTLAVLSAIPFIMVLGNSMIIPVLPTASRELGVSSFQVSLLITLFSVPAAMVIPVAGILADRIGRKKVIVTGLILYGLGGLLAGFASVIGGGSYGFLLASRIIQGIGAAGTAPIAMVLVGDLFQGSSRSKSLGIIEASNAMGKVLSPVLGSLIAMITWYAMFFAFPLLCVPVALALWKWIREPAAKQEPAPLSEYRKKISMVFKRQGRWLNTAFFAGAVTMFSMFGVLFFLSEFLEKTYRMDGIRKGLLLAVPLLALCAVAYITGSKVRQQTGLMKKLILIGMALMTLAITVPPWIDGMWWLMTDTFFIGIGAGLILPCLNTLITSAVGLRERGIITSLYGSVRFFGVALGPPVYGALADSPYLLFMGNAGLLALALILSALLIRRPMRLKGKGDRSRLLLRKRRLNPA
- a CDS encoding CD1247 N-terminal domain-containing protein — translated: MYEQMKRDLSYVQGLLDGESGHRDHPDHKALYRLAETVDKLVEAVEHLERRHKELEEYVEMIDEDLDELELQVFEEEDDDLVEIVCPECGEEVLVDEDDLEDRTLEVLCPHCHTVLEMENLSGDESDHVIEDRERSVTDGTPFDGS
- the spoIIIAA gene encoding stage III sporulation protein AA; this translates as MEPVLQVIPPRLRELLGAMSPSDAAGLEEIRIRQGRPMEVIVGGETRFVTDEPGWSNVPEKAVIASKEDCVRMLNRVSAYSLYALEEELRKGYVTVPGGHRIGLAGRVVVEGGKVRHLREITSFNVRIAREVHGAADRLLKVVMPGRELLSTLIVSPPQCGKTTLIRDLARMASRGGPGRPSRKVGIVDERSEIAGSFQGVPTFDVGPRTDVLDGCPKAEGMMMMIRSMSPEVLVVDELGGPEDCLAVREAVHAGVKLFVTAHGGSLEEIRGRPGLKELVEQKVFDRVVVLSRRHGPGTVESVHDKNLRPILTSANLRTGKSKR
- the spoIIIAB gene encoding stage III sporulation protein SpoIIIAB; translated protein: MIKLLGALLVLIASTAIGFSFAAGVAKRPRQIRELRMCLSLLRTEIDYGSRLLSEAFSRISVSGEGSVRKLFGRMADRLNEADGISMSECLKETLDAHWEETSLGREEKQVLLRLGEVLGASSRLDQLHHLEMAEKQLAVEEDKARDERDRFVKMYRTVGILAGALLVILLY
- the spoIIIAC gene encoding stage III sporulation protein AC; the encoded protein is MPYHLDSVFQIAGIGIIVAMIHTVLKQMGKEDFAHWVTLFGFVVVLFMVAMLVQDLFQTIKNVFLFRM
- the spoIIIAD gene encoding stage III sporulation protein AD, giving the protein MEIIQVVGLGLVTTFLVLVIKEQKPVFAFLLATFVGIVIFLSLVTKVGEVIGILENLARHAKVNGLFMETVLKIIGIAYIAEFGAQVTRDAGQGSIASKIELAGKVLIMVMAIPIVTVIIETIVQILPA
- the spoIIIAE gene encoding stage III sporulation protein AE, with the protein product MRPIPKRHGEHERRVSAAGACRCGWLLLLTALLWLSFAREAIAVEPGEIGDRLIREQLNRLQVREVEMFWKEIHGEYGRFMEGTEGGIFDQLLSGKDLTFENVLSGFARFFFREILYNGKLLGSILILTVLSMLLRTLQTAFEQNQVSKVAYAIVFMVLITLAVNSFSAAVDAAKTAIGRMVDFMLAIVPLLLTLLVSMGNAGSAALFHPLIVFMIHVVGTFIYTVIFPLLFFSTILSLVSCLSDKYKVNQLAGLLRKISLSLLGGLLAVFLGVISIQGASAAVADGVALRTAKYITGNFVPVVGRTISEAADTVMGASLLVKNTVGLAGVIILLLICAFPALKILSLAFIYNFSAAVMQPLGNSPVVEALEIIGKTLLYIFAALATVGLMFFLALTIMISAGNISLMMR
- the spoIIIAF gene encoding stage III sporulation protein AF — encoded protein: MVEWLGDWIRQIVILVLIAAFLDLLLPSGSMDRYVKLVMGLLIVMAMLSPVFRLLDREPDLAAIRLKPDTDPPVESMENIQSRGEQMEEAANRQVRDEAERRLESTLSSEVAGKFKVEVVKADVTMSESRTDDMEIKQVELRIRSREPEASPAEQETVRPVEPVNIMVGSLSDGPDAAGKSEETEQTRRIARWVAEYLGLSESLVTVTEVRTL
- the spoIIIAG gene encoding stage III sporulation protein AG — protein: MWDKWFKPKENGKNRIGWLVIVGLAGVGAMILSSFVQVREDPWPPQQQQAESDPNAREAVAATDRISTMQEYEQRYQEQLEDVLGKIVGVDDVSVIVNLDSSEEEVVQLDVRESQQVTTETDKSGGERKITQNTHDKKTAYSRGENGEKPVVIKRLKPKVRGVLVVARGVEDLRVKAIVIEAVHRTLDVPMHRISVLPKG
- a CDS encoding SpoIIIAH-like family protein, with translation MSINKQTVWLVTMLSLMVVLSAYYLLTGPVEPVQETVKSSDLPGKGITVDIKPVEKPEAGEKQAKEAVKGESDFFVGYQLQRSTLRQKMTEEYMKVLTDPEASKQEIEEAQKKIEQLMKTDNTETVLEELIRKEGFRDAVVMSNSRHVDVIVQSDNLSRAQAVKLISLVKQHMDVDPVDVSVAYKP
- the accB gene encoding acetyl-CoA carboxylase biotin carboxyl carrier protein, whose product is MAFKMHEIRELIRLIDESSIEEFEIDNEGAKVVIKKAGGREAVLQTPAPAVPQTAPVTPAVPPAPTPAVSSAPAPAPEPKVESPAASDDLNDPTLHKIVSPMVGTFYRAPAPDADPYVKEGDTVDEKTIVCIVEAMKLMNEIEAECRGTIVKVLVENGQLVEYGQPLFLVKTS